The Streptomyces kanamyceticus DNA segment AGCATGCTCCAGGCCCACACCGGCCGCGCGCGGGCCGCCCTGGAGAGCGCCGCGCGGGTGGCGGGTGGTCCCGGCGCGCTGCCCGCCAGGGTCGACGCGCTCGTACTGATCCGCAGGGCGCACGCGGTGGCCCTGCTGGGCGGTGACCGCGAGCCCGTGGAGGTGATCGCGCGCGCCCGGAGCCGCTTCCTGGACGGCGTTTCGCGCCGCGACCCCGCGTGGTCCTGGTGGATCGACGAGACCGAGCTGCTCGGTCACCAGGGCTGGGTCCTCGCGCGCACGCGCCGCTGGGACCCGGCCATCGAGCTGCTGCGGCAGGCGGTCGCGGTGCCGGGGCCCGCCTACCGGGACCTGTTCACCGCCGAACTGCTGGGGGCTCTGGTCGGCGCCGGGGCGTGGCGCGATGCCGAGGAGCTGATCACGGAGCTGGCGCCGCGCGCCGCCAGGATCGGGTCCGTGCGCACGACCGAGAGCTTGACGGGCACGTCCGTACGACTGCGGGACCGCACCGGCGTCCCCTCGGCGCTGCGCGACGCGGCGGTCCACCTGCTGGAACGGCTGCCCGCGCCGGTCGCCGAACCGGTCAGCGCCCTGGAGCCCCCGCCCGCAGCCCGTCCATGACCAGGTCCATGAGCCACTCGGCCCGCGCCTGCCAGTCGCTGTGCGGGTCGATCTGCCACAGGCCCGCGATGGCGAGGAAGAAGTCGTCGGGAGTCACTCCGGGGCGGATGGTGCCCGCCTTCTCGTTCGCCTGGAGCAGCAGCGTGACGGCCTCGGTCACCGGGCCGTGCCCGATTCCGGCCAGGCTGCCCTGCGCGCTGGTGGCCTTGCGGATCGCGTCGGCGAGGCCTGCCTTGGCCATGCCGTACTGCGCGAGGCGGCTCATCCATTCGCGCAGCGCCTGGTCCGGGGCGCGGGTGCACAGCAACTGGGCCGCGCAGTCGGCGACTTGCTGGACCTCGTAGCGGTAGACCTCCAGGATGAGTGCCTCGCGGTGGGGGAAGTTGCGGTAGAACGTGCCCTGTCCGACGCCCGCCTTCTTCGCGATGACGCTCAGCGGGGTGTCGCAGGCCTCGGTCAGCTCGGTGAGGGCCACCTCCAGGATGCGCTCGCGGTTGCGCTGCGCGTCCGAGCGCAGGGGGATGTCCTTGTGATGCCCCACTCGTTCTCCTCCCGGACGGTCGGCCCGAACCGCCGAGCGGTACGCGCTGGTTTTCGCTCTTGCCTAAGCGGACAGCTGTCCGTTAAGTTTTGAAGCTAACGGACAGTTGTCCGCTTGATCCCACCATAGCGGCGCCCAAGCCGCCGGGGACAGTGCCACCACTCGCTACGCACCGCATCACCCTCCTCCGACAGAGCCACGAACTCCCAGCTCGGCGCGGATCCAGCACTCCGTTCAGCGCTCCGCCCACCCCAGCTCGCCACCTCCCGCTCGCCACCCCTCAGGCCTCCCGAACTCCCCGCCGGGACGGCCTCGTTCGACGCGATTCGCGAAAGAAGGCTGCTCATGGCTCCATCGACGACCAGTGCCGTCATCCTGAACATCAACGGCGAGAAGCACTCACTGTCCGTCGACCACCGCACCACCCTGCTCGACGCCCTGCGCGAGCGACTCGACCTCACCGGCACCAAGAAGGGCTGCGACCAGGGCCAGTGCGGCGCCTGCACGGTGCTGATCGACGGCCGGCGCGCCGTCTCCTGCCTGCAGCTCGCGGTCGCCGCCGACGGGCGCGAGATCACCACCATCGAGGGCGTGGCGCAGGGCGACACGCTGCACCCCGTGCAGCAGGCGTTCCTCGACCTCGACGGCTTCCAGTGCGGCTACTGCACGCCGGGACAGATCTGTTCGGCCCTCGGAGTGATCGCGGAGCACGCGGCGGGGTGGCCGAGCGCCGCCACCGACGACGTGCGCCCCGAGGCGGGCGTGCCCGAGCTCAGCGCGGAGGAGATCCGCGAGCGGATGAGCGGCAACCTCTGCCGCTGCGGCGCCTATGTGTCGATCGTGCAGGCCGTGGCGCGGGCCGCGAAGACCGAGGAGGGCGTGGCATGAGGGAATTCGGATACGAGCGGGTCCACGACGTGCCCGGCGCGGTCGCGCTGCTCGGCGCCGATCCCGACGCCCGCTGCCTGGGCGGCGGCACCAACCTCGTCGACCTGATGAAGTCCGGCGTCGAGCGTCCGGGACTCCTCGTCGACGTGCGCGAACTGCCCCTGGACCACATCGAGTCGACGCCGGACGGCGGCCTGCGCATCGGCGCGACCGTCACCAACAGCGACCTCGCGGCCCACCCCGAAGTGCGGCGCCGCTACCCGGCGCTCGCGCAGGCGGTCCTCGCGGGGGCGTCAGGACAGCTGCGCAACATGGCGACGGTCG contains these protein-coding regions:
- a CDS encoding (2Fe-2S)-binding protein, yielding MAPSTTSAVILNINGEKHSLSVDHRTTLLDALRERLDLTGTKKGCDQGQCGACTVLIDGRRAVSCLQLAVAADGREITTIEGVAQGDTLHPVQQAFLDLDGFQCGYCTPGQICSALGVIAEHAAGWPSAATDDVRPEAGVPELSAEEIRERMSGNLCRCGAYVSIVQAVARAAKTEEGVA
- a CDS encoding tetratricopeptide repeat protein, whose protein sequence is MTRREEALAARRERTGSSVPSVVGTLEHLLAVDATHGASAALPAVRDAVRRVTELSGAPARLGGRDPELLAALAELSEVIGWILFDAGRYAGARRANARALTLAGLCGDTWTARLTLLNHSMLQAHTGRARAALESAARVAGGPGALPARVDALVLIRRAHAVALLGGDREPVEVIARARSRFLDGVSRRDPAWSWWIDETELLGHQGWVLARTRRWDPAIELLRQAVAVPGPAYRDLFTAELLGALVGAGAWRDAEELITELAPRAARIGSVRTTESLTGTSVRLRDRTGVPSALRDAAVHLLERLPAPVAEPVSALEPPPAARP
- a CDS encoding TetR/AcrR family transcriptional regulator, with protein sequence MGHHKDIPLRSDAQRNRERILEVALTELTEACDTPLSVIAKKAGVGQGTFYRNFPHREALILEVYRYEVQQVADCAAQLLCTRAPDQALREWMSRLAQYGMAKAGLADAIRKATSAQGSLAGIGHGPVTEAVTLLLQANEKAGTIRPGVTPDDFFLAIAGLWQIDPHSDWQARAEWLMDLVMDGLRAGAPGR